The Candidatus Hamiltonella defensa 5AT (Acyrthosiphon pisum) DNA window CAGACCCGCTAGAGATCGTCGCCTAGGTGAGCCTTTACCTTACCTACCAGCTAATCTCATCTGGGCTCATCCGAAGGCGTGAGGCCCGAAGGTCCCCCACTTTGGTCTCGCGACTTCATGCGGTATTAGCTGCCGTTTCCAGCAGTTATCCCCCTCCTTCGGCCAGATTCCCAGACTTTACTCACCCGTCCGCCGCTCGCCGACATGAACTCAGTAAACTGCGATCACTCGATGCCGCTCGACTTGCATGTGTTAGGCCTGCCACCAGCGTTCAATCTGAGCCATGATCAAACTCTTCAATTCTTACTTCTTATTCTCTTCGTCTCACAAACATCTCTGTTTGCTCAACATCATAACGTTAATATCATTCCCTCTCACTTCAGTGCACACACACATTATCTGATAAATTTTTAAAGAGCTGCTTCCTAATCACAACATGACCGCGCATTCTACTCACTTATTCTCTCCCGTCAACTCCTTTACATCCCTTTCTTCCATTACAATACACATCTATCATGCTAATTAATTACATTTAACGTCTCGTATATTTTGAGGTTTATAGTTAATTCTGAAATTCTGCAGAAAATCGAGTCAACTGTTGACAAATAAATTCATTGGGCGTGAGAAATTACATTTTATGATGTTTTTTTTGATGATACCTTAACCATGACTGGGCGTAATAATCGACCATTTAAAGTATAACCTTTACAGACGATAGAAGTAATATGGTTAGGTTCATGCATATCTGATTCAACAACTCCCACGGCTTGATGAATATCCGGATTGAAGGGTAGATTACATTCAGATTCAACCACTTCTATACCAAATTTATTGACAGTATCTAATAACGATTTTAATGTGAGTTCAATGCCTTCAATTATTGGATTCGCTCCCTTCTCAGATTTATTCACTGTTTCTAAGGCGCGCTCTAGGTTGTCAATTACAGGCAGTAGGTCATAGGCAAATTTTTGAAGAGCAAATTTATGCGCCTTCTCTATATCTCTTTGAGTACTACGGTGAATATTCTGTTCATTCGCTTTATGCCTTAACAAATTTTCATTCTCACGCTTTAATGCATCCGTTAATTGAGATTCTAATTTTAAAATTCGAGCTTTCATTGTAATAATATCGCTACTTTTTTCACTTTCTTTTTTAATAAAATGAGATTCATCATTTTCTACTGGTGTTGAAGTTTGTTGATCTATCTGCTCTTCTGCTTGTTTTTCTAAATTTATATCAAAACTTTCTTCTTCAGATTGTTTCTCGCTCATCTTAATTTTTCTCCTAATTCGATTTAGCATGCATGTTAAAATTTAAGTTTATTATGGGGATCACTCGCCATGATTCAAGTGAATTAATTACAATCTACAGTAACGATAAGATCGTGTGAGACAATACAAACGAATGAATAAAAAATTTAATAGCATAGGTATTCTTGGTCGCCCTAGAGATTCAGAGGCTTTAGCAACTCATCATATGTTATATCACTGGCTAAAATCTGAAAATTACACAGTTATTGTTGAGCGAGAGATTGCAGATGCTCTTTCTCTAAGAGATGTGACGACAGCTAGCCTAAAAGATATTGGTAGTCAATCCGATCTCGCCATAGTAGTAGGGGGAGATGGTAATATGCTAGGTGCAGCGAGAATATTAGCGCAATATGATATCAAAGTAATAGGAGTGAACCGAGGAAACCTCGGTTTTTTAACTGATTTAAGCCCAGATAATGTACAAAAAGAACTTTCCGAAGTGTTAAAAGGTGAATATCTCACCGAACGACGTTTTTTATTAGAAACGCAGGTAAAGTCTTCTCTAACATTGATTGAGCCAAACAACTCGAGCTGCCCGAGAACACCTAATTTAACTGGAACTGCAATTAATGAAATGGTGTTACATCCAGAGAAAGTCGCTCATATGATTGAATTTGAAGTATGGATTGATGATCTTTTTGCTTTTTCTCAGCGTTCTGATGGATTGATCATTGCTACTCCTACCGGTTCTACCGCTTATTCGCTCTCTGCAGGCGGACCAATTTTAACTCCTACTTTGGAAGCTATTTTGTTAGTTCCTATGTTTCCCCATACCCTTTCTGCTAGACCTTTGGTAATTAACAGCAACAGTAAAATTTGTTTAAAATTTAAAAATTCAAATCATAATCTAAAAATAAGTTGTGATAGCCAAACAGTTTTATCGATTGGAAATGATCAAGAAGTGGTCATTTATAAAAGCGCTCATCATCTCAATTTAATCCATCCAAAAGATTACATTTATATTAATAGACTGAATACAAAACTTGGATGGTCAAAAAAATTATTTTAAAAATAAAAAGCTATTTAAAAACGCAGAGACACAGATATGCTTCTGCTTGTTATGGTGTGTGCCTAAACAATCAATTATGTTATATAAAGTGACAGATAAAGTAAGAGGATAACTATGTCACGAGAAGTGATAACAAAGCCCATATGGGTAACATTAAAAACCTTATTAGCTTATATAAGAGTAGCTTACAATTAATTAAAAAAAATTACTTTATTAAAAGTGCCATATCTCATATCTGTTAAAAGCTTATTTAACATAAGTAAATGCAGTAGTAACGTGCTTGACACCACTCACTTTACTGGCTATTTCTGCTGCAGATTCACCTTCTTTTCTTGTCAGTAAGCCCAATAAAAATACTTCTCCATTTTCTGTTACTACCTTTAATTTTGATGATTTTATCGAAAGTATGGATAAAAGCTGAGAACGAACTTTAGTGGTGATCCATATGTCCGATGAAGTGGTTGCTAAATCAACGGGCCGCCCCTGACGAATTTCATTGTATATTTCACTCACTCCTTCTACCTTAGCAACAATCGCTTTTGCACGTTCCGAAAGTTCAGAGGACTGTGCTTCACCCGTCAGCAAAATTTTACCCTGATAAGCCGTCACTGATATTTTTGCTTCTTTTTTTAATTTTGGATCTTTATTAATTGCATTAATGACACGTAGCTCTAAGGTGCTATCGTCGACCTGCGTTCCTATTGTGCGCGGATCAACCGCTGATTTTGTCGCAACAGCAGCAGCCCCAATCAATACGGCACCTACACAACCCTGCAAAATCACGCTGCTTAACACGATAGCCGCCAAATTTATTTTCATTTTTTCTCCCATTCATGATCCTGCTGAAGAAATAAAATATGATCAATTAAATCACATAAACAGTTCACAACGACCATATGTACTTGTTCAACACCCACGCTACGAGAAGAAGGCACTCGAATCTCAACATCATTTTCTCCTAAAAGACCTTGTAGCTCATCTCCATCATCGCCTGTCAATGCAATAATTTGCATATTACGAGTGAGTGCAGCTTCAACACCTTTAATGATGGCAGGATGATTACCTCGAGTCGAAATGGCAAAAAAGATATCCCCTGATTGACCTAAAGCCTGTACTTGCCGTGCATAAATTTCATAATGCAAATGTTCGTAATTCATCGCGGTAAGCAATATGTTGTCTGAACTTAAAGTGATGGCCGGTAAGCTAGGGCGTTCTGTTTCAAAACGATCGATCATATTGGTGACAAAACGCTGAGCATTAGCTGTGGATGAACCGTTACCACAGCAAAGAATTTTATTGCCATTCGTTAATGCTTGTACAAGGAGGGTTACAGCATAACACAAGGACTGAGGCAAGGCTTCTGCAGCAGCAATTTGGGTTTGAATACTTTCAGTAAAGTAATGTTTGATTCTATCCAACACGTAATATAACCACTCTCATAATAAAAATGATTAGTTAAAAGATCGTATTTAATTAAATGCGTTTTGAAACCATTCGAATTGATTGCCAGTAATGGCAAAAACGTCAAAACGATAGGATGTATTAAAATGGCTTCCACGTTTTGATAGCCAGATTGCGGCCGCATCACGTAAGCGTTTTTGCTTTTTGTTATTGATGCTGTCGGCCGCACTTCCAAAAAAAGAATTTCGTTTAAATCGAACCTCAACAAAAACCCATGTTTTTTGATCACGCATAATAAGATCGATCTCAGCGCTCCGAAGAGTAACATTAGACTCTTTAAAAACCAAACCCGCTTTTTCAAGATAACGGCGGGCGATCATTTCATAGCGAAAACCTATTTCTCTTCGACTTAATGTTTTGTCCATCATTTTTGATGATCCTGTTTTACTCTTTATATATCAATTAATTCACGAAACTATGCACTGAGTAATGAATTTTAAATGTTTTTTAACGTTTTTATAATAAAAATTATATAAAAGTGTCGAGTAAAATTTAAATTTGAGATCAGCGTCGTATTTTTAAAAACTTTACTATTCAGTTTCTGATAATCATATATGGCACTATTAATAAGGATTTTCACTCCCGCCCTCTGGCTGACTTTGAGAAGGCGACGTTTTATTTGGCCCTAAAGAATTTTTAAGAAAACCATTTACTTTATGCTCGTCATTTGAAGAATGTTGCTCATTTTATCATCACTAATCCAAAGGGAATAATCTTGGTGCTCAAGTGATCCCTTTTGAGCGAAATAAGCGGCGCTATAACAGGCATTTCTCAATGGCTCGAGAAATAGATCTCTGCGTGTCTGAGAAGAGCAATAAGGACTAACTTGTTGAGAAAAATAAACAACTTCTTTGACAAAAAATGACGTTAAAAATAGCCTGGAGGTCTTGTTCGGTTTATTAAATATAATTTTTTCTAGAATGCTAAAGTATCACCTAAATCTTTAAAAGAATTTCGGTTTTTTTCTAAATGCGCTAGCGTAGGTTCAACTGGCATACTCTTTGCCTTATCAGACTGAGCGACGGGCTGATTAGGGTTCTGTGGTCATAAACTGTCTTCCAGGAAGAACGCTTTTAGCATCATTTTCATCAAATTTAGAGTCATTGACTGATTTTTTAAGTACAATAACTTTATTTCTCTTTCTAATTTTTTAAGAAAAATTTTTAATAAGACAATGAATTTAAAAGAAATTAAAGCATTAACTAAAGAAGACATGGCAGCGTTAAATGTCATTATCATCGATCAGATGCATTCTGATATAGAGCTTGTCAATCAATTAAGCGCTTATATTATTAATGGGGGTGGAAAACGTATTCGCCCCATGATTTCAATTTTATCGGCTCGCGCATTAAATTATAAAGGCGATCAACATATTATTGTGGCCGCATTAATAGAATTTATTCATACCGCAACCTTGTTGCACGATGATGTCGTCGATAAATCTGATCTGCGTCGTGGGAAAAAAACAGCAAATACCGTTTTTGGTAATTCTGCAAGTGTCTTGGTTGGAGATTTTATTTACACCCGAGCATTTCAGATGATGACTGATTTAGGTTCAATGCGCATCCTAAAAGTGATGTCTTCAGCCACTAATGTGATTTCTGAAGGGGAGGTACAGCAATTAATGTATTGTAATAATGTGAACATTACCGAATATGATTATATGAAAGTCATATATAGCAAAACAGCGCGTTTGTTTGAAGCCGCCTCACAATCTGCGGCCATCTTGGCAAAAGCAAGCCCAGAACAAGAATCAGCACTGCAAAGTTAT harbors:
- the grpE gene encoding nucleotide exchange factor GrpE; amino-acid sequence: MSEKQSEEESFDINLEKQAEEQIDQQTSTPVENDESHFIKKESEKSSDIITMKARILKLESQLTDALKRENENLLRHKANEQNIHRSTQRDIEKAHKFALQKFAYDLLPVIDNLERALETVNKSEKGANPIIEGIELTLKSLLDTVNKFGIEVVESECNLPFNPDIHQAVGVVESDMHEPNHITSIVCKGYTLNGRLLRPVMVKVSSKKTS
- the nadK gene encoding NAD(+) kinase, which encodes MNKKFNSIGILGRPRDSEALATHHMLYHWLKSENYTVIVEREIADALSLRDVTTASLKDIGSQSDLAIVVGGDGNMLGAARILAQYDIKVIGVNRGNLGFLTDLSPDNVQKELSEVLKGEYLTERRFLLETQVKSSLTLIEPNNSSCPRTPNLTGTAINEMVLHPEKVAHMIEFEVWIDDLFAFSQRSDGLIIATPTGSTAYSLSAGGPILTPTLEAILLVPMFPHTLSARPLVINSNSKICLKFKNSNHNLKISCDSQTVLSIGNDQEVVIYKSAHHLNLIHPKDYIYINRLNTKLGWSKKLF
- the dolP gene encoding division/outer membrane stress-associated lipid-binding lipoprotein; the encoded protein is MKINLAAIVLSSVILQGCVGAVLIGAAAVATKSAVDPRTIGTQVDDSTLELRVINAINKDPKLKKEAKISVTAYQGKILLTGEAQSSELSERAKAIVAKVEGVSEIYNEIRQGRPVDLATTSSDIWITTKVRSQLLSILSIKSSKLKVVTENGEVFLLGLLTRKEGESAAEIASKVSGVKHVTTAFTYVK
- a CDS encoding SIS domain-containing protein encodes the protein MLDRIKHYFTESIQTQIAAAEALPQSLCYAVTLLVQALTNGNKILCCGNGSSTANAQRFVTNMIDRFETERPSLPAITLSSDNILLTAMNYEHLHYEIYARQVQALGQSGDIFFAISTRGNHPAIIKGVEAALTRNMQIIALTGDDGDELQGLLGENDVEIRVPSSRSVGVEQVHMVVVNCLCDLIDHILFLQQDHEWEKK
- a CDS encoding YraN family protein, with amino-acid sequence MDKTLSRREIGFRYEMIARRYLEKAGLVFKESNVTLRSAEIDLIMRDQKTWVFVEVRFKRNSFFGSAADSINNKKQKRLRDAAAIWLSKRGSHFNTSYRFDVFAITGNQFEWFQNAFN
- the ispB gene encoding octaprenyl diphosphate synthase, giving the protein MNLKEIKALTKEDMAALNVIIIDQMHSDIELVNQLSAYIINGGGKRIRPMISILSARALNYKGDQHIIVAALIEFIHTATLLHDDVVDKSDLRRGKKTANTVFGNSASVLVGDFIYTRAFQMMTDLGSMRILKVMSSATNVISEGEVQQLMYCNNVNITEYDYMKVIYSKTARLFEAASQSAAILAKASPEQESALQSYGCYLGTTYQLIDDLLDYNSKGNLFGKDIGDDLDEGKATLPLLHAMHHGTEEQKQMISFAIKRGNARQSLPQILNIMKQCGSLGYTLNRAKEEANKAISALQILPKNSYRTALESLAYFAVKRSF